A part of Daphnia pulex isolate KAP4 chromosome 6, ASM2113471v1 genomic DNA contains:
- the LOC124196324 gene encoding microtubule-associated serine/threonine-protein kinase 3-like isoform X8: protein MKRQDLTLNLSRTDSADVTDSAGQTYLSRSGQRCRKLPIPIYSRFSSVLSPVYDSTTSNQVINADGGGGCLTPVRRSLDVDCLSLGSGSGSSSPSSSASSSLAASMLLLRPRAFARQLSDDLRRRRESYAAGQYGSNGGCYSPLATGVGVPSHRHSVGGLQLMPGNLVHSARLHSATASSAAASAANDGAEAEDGYNLQRIRSSALGQSAPSLTANSVRDLLLPRRCSRVQHHHLQHRKSMISATSPTMPPRCQSPLSQGSPMESPRNMSPSQQFAFIPIKKAECRRWSVASLPSSGYGTTPASSNVSSQCSSQERLNHLPTVPTAEEMRILSRHFSSNESNPVIEETDGAAAAGRHSPRMRPRSRSLSSPIRSPVVDSEVVMMNMLYKERFPKATRQMEERLKTFVEENASVESSEALVAAAEGSSEPIPADAIAIVRFVQHQVIELGRDCLQKSEQGLITSRYFYDMSDNLERLLNEAKDKAVDAVPHLSRLVRKLLLIISRPARLLECLEFDPEEFYHMLEEAEGQVKTTQGVTDFPQYIVTQLGLNRDPLAEFQQDLSQLEKTCSTPEPPTEGTDSPVTTSTPEKKKVADTSHLPKESDYEVVKLISNGAYGAVYLVRHRETRQRFAMKKINKRNLLLRNQIEQAFAERDILCFTDNPFVVSLQCSFETQRHLCMVMEYVEGGDCATLLKNMGPFPCDMARLYFAEMVLAVEYLHSYGIVHRDLKPDNLLITAMGHIKLTDFGLSKMGLMSLATNLYEGFIDRETREFSDKQVFGTPEYIAPEVVLRQGYGKPVDWWSSGIILYEFLIGCVPFFGETPEELFSHVVNDDIEWPSESDWPVPVEAKDLITALLQQNPRDRLGTAGGAEVKSHPFFDRLDWNSLLRQKAGFVPQLDDDNDTSYFDTRADRYCHDDASGDLELDLETTEGGATTPLFGSFSSCSPRYKKSHGLFLDAKSSNDSGSGASDQSESCGSLSAGEDKSLTLPPIQQTPESTENEDSSPQLQRRRRMLHRELKSLPRFSISVESESGGRCMTPISTPDHIRELSPVDEGDRTTTDSTPPTSAGIHLTACGGVRPKNVLTQSFSPNFKQRRGTKTDPAASGLSLVISLAEEGPSPSPGGGSSTASSRDTSPCRELSPTITGSLKPPIVLRRAPRGFGFTLRAIRVYLGDSDFYTVHHLVMAVDEGSPALEAGLRPGDLITHINGEAIQGLFHTQVLQLILSEGDKVTLRATPLDQTSIQTGGRRRELAKSRLARRGYYRVTHGAGRRPPGGAKVKAGGASSSEQADRRRKSSLFRRLSSKRASAEIQQLAANYGGSSSPVLTPSRSFHSLNRSLPSHESGSNSPGSRSSASGYSPPILRHHCQLAAASPASESPRSTPSSSPGSSAPNSPASGQMNSGGPPASAARHFQPHRPSSLHGLKNKLHSVAKNMHSPSRRKSAGHIPLSPLARTPSPSPLPQQQPLPVSPTRSPSPLAFPMQVHHPPGSSHSTQLFSPGASLSVSPAAKQRALSRPKSAEPGSPLLRRALSPDRLHPRSAEKNLVISPLCNACSSSTPPNSSNNGSTTNQRCGLPKVTVISPPRVTILSQTTPEVAAESDSQTKKEEGKPVDPTVASTSSDGPKTVRFESDTLNTKEEEIPSNVKRCPRSRSASPIPLASTPPPDISVEPCVLAAAAASTELRRRKNSSVEEQQQQQQQQQQPQPDQVERTSHL from the exons atgaaacgcCAAGATTTGACGTTGAATTTATCCCGAACGGATAGCGCTGACGTCACCGACTCTGCGGGACAAACGTATTTATCGCGATCGGGGCAGCGCTGCCGAAAATTACCAATCCCAATTTATTCACGATTTTCTTCCGTCCTGTCACCCGTCTACGATTCGACTACCTCGAACCAAGTAATTAAT gCGGATGGGGGAGGAGGATGCCTGACTCCGGTTCGTCGCTCATTGGATGTCGACTGTTTGTCACTGGGGAGCGGGAGCGGGAGTTCCTCGCCGTCATCATCGGCATCCTCATCCTTGGCTGCCTCCATGTTGTTACTTCGTCCGCGTGCCTTTGCTCGTCAACTTTCGGATGACTTACGCCGCCGGAGGGAGAGTTACGCAGCCGGCCAGTATGGATCGAATGGAGGATGTTATTCGCCGCTGGCCACAGGCGTGGGCGTCCCGTCCCATCGTCACAGCGTCGGCGGTCTACAATTGATGCCCGGCAACTTGGTTCATAGCGCTCGGCTTCACTCGGCCACCGCATCCAGTGCGGCCGCTTCCGCTGCCAATG aTGGAGCTGAAGCAGAAGATGGTTACAATTTACAACGGATCCGTAGCTCGGCGTTGGGCCAATCGGCCCCGTCCCTGACGGCCAACTCGGTG aGGGATTTGTTGCTGCCCAGAAGATGCTCCCGCGTCCAGCATCATCACCTGCAGCATCGGAAGAGCATGATATCGGCCACATCGCCCACCATGCCACCTCGTTGCCAATCGCCGTTGTCGCAAG GGAGCCCGATGGAAAGTCCACGCAACATGTCGCCCAGTCAGCAATTTGCTTTCATCCCAATTAAAAA GGCTGAATGTCGACGATGGTCTGTGGCCTCATTGCCTTCATCTGGTTACGGCACTACTCCGGCCAGCTCCAATGTGTCG TCACAGTGTTCCAGTCAGGAGCGGTTGAATCACTTGCCGACGGTGCCGACGGCCGAAGAGATGAGGATCCTCTCGCGACACTTTTCCTCCAACGAAAGCAACCCAGTCATCGAGGAGACGGACGGCGCTGCCGCTGCTGGACGCCACTCGCCCAGAATGCGGCCCAGATCCAGAAGCTTGAG TAGTCCCATCCGCTCTCCGGTCGTCGATAGCGAGGTGGTGATGATGAACATGTTGTACAAGGAACGCTTCCCCAAG GCGACCCGACAGATGGAGGAGAGGCTCAAGACGTTCGTCGAAGAGAACGCAAGCGTCGAGAGTTCAGAGGCGCTCGTGGCAGCTGCCGAGGGTTCGTCGGAGCCCATCCCAGCCGACGCCATAGCCATTGTGCGATTCGTCCAGCATCAGGTGATCGAGCTGGGCAGAGATTGCTTGCAGAAATCGGAGCAGGGACTCATCACGAGCCGCTACTTTTACGACATGTCGGACAATTTGGAGAGGCTCTTGAACGAGGCCAAAGACAAGGCAGTCGACGCTGTTCCCCATCTCAGTCGACTCGTTCGCAAGCTCCTGCTCATCATCTCCCGGCCGGCCAGGCTTCTAGAGTGCCTAGAATTTGATCCCGAGGAGTTTTATCACATGTTGGAAGAGGCCGAAGGACAGGTTAAAACCACAcag GGCGTGACTGACTTTCCGCAGTACATTGTCACTCAGCTGGGTTTGAACCGTGATCCACTGGCAGAGTTTCAACAGGATTTAAGTCAGTTGGAGAAAACGTGTTCGACTCCGGAGCCGCCGACCGAAGGAACCGATTCGCCAGTGACGACGTCGACacccgaaaagaagaaagtcgcCGACACGTCGCACTTGCCCAAGGAAAGCGACTACGAAGTGGTTAAACTGATATCCAACGGCGCCTACGGGGCCGTCTACCTTGTGCGTCACCGTGAAACGCGCCAGCGTTTCGCCatgaagaaaatcaacaaacgCAACCTGCTCTTACGCAACCAGATCGAGCAGGCCTTTGCCGAGCGTGACATCCTCTGCTTCACCGACAACCCCTTTGTCGTGAGTCTCCAGTGCAGTTTCGAGACGCAAAGGCACTTGTGCATGGTGATGGAATATGTCGAAGGAGGCGATTGCGCCACTCTCCTCAAG AACATGGGACCATTCCCCTGCGACATGGCCCGACTGTATTTTGCCGAGATGGTGTTGGCCGTCGAGTACTTGCACAGCTACGGGATCGTGCACCGCGACTTGAAGCCGGATAACTTGCTCATTACCGCCATGGGACACATCAAGTTGACCGATTTCGGTCTGAGCAAAATGGGTCTCATGTCGCTGGCCACCAACTTGTATGAGGGTTTCATCGATCGAGAGACCCGAGAGTTTTCCGACAAGCAAGTCTTTGGCACTCCGGAATACATCGCTCCCGAAGTCGTCCTCCGTCAAGGATATG GCAAGCCGGTGGATTGGTGGTCGTCCGGCATTATCCTCTACGAGTTTCTGATTGGCTGCGTTCCGTTTTTTGGCGAAACGCCCGAAGAGCTCTTTTCCCACGTCGTCAACGACGATATCGAATGGCCAAGTGAATCTGATTGGCCCGTTCCGGTCGAAGCCAAAGATCTGATCACGGCGCTGCTGCAGCAGAACCCGCGGGATCGACTGGGCACGGCCGGCGGAGCCGAAGTCAAGTCGCATCCGTTCTTTGACCGTCTGGATTGGAACTCGTTGTTACGCCAAAAAGCCGGCTTCGTTCCGCAGCTGGACGACGATAACGACACGAGCTATTTCGACACTCGAGCCGATCGCTACTGCCATGACGACGCTTCCGGCGATCTGGAACTGGACTTGGAAACGACGGAAGGTGGCGCCACCACTCCGCTCTTTGGATCCTTCTCCTCTTGCTCGCCGAGATACAAGAAATCGCACGGACTTTTCCTTGACGCCAAGTCTAGCAACGATTCCGGTTCGGGCGCTTCGGATCAATCGGAATCGTGTGGAAGTCTCAGCGCTGGTGAGGACAAGTCTCTAACACTTCCTCCCATCCAGCAGACGCCGGAATCTACGGAGAACGAAGACTCCAGCCCGCAGCTGCAACGCCGTCGCCGGATGCTTCATCGTGAACTGAAATCTCTTCCGCGTTTCTCCATCTCTGTCGAATCGGAATCGGGTGGCCGCTGCATGACGCCCATCTCGACGCCGGATCACATTCGTGAACTCTCGCCCGTCGACGAAGGGGATCGAACAACAACCGATTCCACTCCGCCGACGTCTGCCGGAATTCACTTAACAGCTTGCGGAGGCGTCCGGCCGAAGAATGTCTTGACCCAGTCCTTCTCGCCCAACTTCAAACAGCGACGCGGCACCAAAACCGATCCTGCGGCATCGGGTTTGTCGCTAGTCATTTCATTGGCGGAAGAGGGTCCGTCGCCGTCACCTGGCGGTGGTTCCAGCACGGCCAGTTCTCGTGACACTTCTCCATGTCGGGAGCTTTCGCCCACCATTACGGGCAGCCTGAAGCCTCCCATTGTTCTCCGACGAGCACCACGCGGATTTGGCTTCACACTCCGGGCTATTCGAGTCTACCTGGGCGATTCCGATTTCTACACAGTTCATCACTTGGTCATGGCTGTCGACGAAGGAAGTCCGGCATTAGAGGCCGGTTTAAGACCTGGAGATCTGATAACTCACATCAACGGCGAAGCCATCCAGGGACTGTTTCACACGCAG gTGTTGCAATTGATTTTGTCGGAAGGAGATAAGGTGACGCTGCGAGCCACTCCTCTTGACCAGACGAGTATCCAGACTGGCGGACGGAGAAGAGAATTAGCCAAGAGCCGTTTGGCTCGCCGGGGTTATTACCGCGTTACGCACGGGGCCGGACGACGACCTCCTGGCGGAGCCAAAGTCAAAGCCGGAGGGGCGAGTAGTAGCGAGCAGGCCGATAGACGCCGTAAATCGTCATTATTCCGTCGTCTGAGTAGCAAACGTGCCAGCGCTGAAATCCAGCAG TTGGCGGCCAACTATGGAGGATCGTCTTCACCTGTGCTGACGCCCAGCAGGAGTTTCCATTCGCTGAATCGATCGTTGCCGTCCCACGAGTCGGGGTCCAATTCGCCCGGAAGTCGCTCTTCGGCTTCGGGCTACTCTCCGCCGATTTTGCGCCATCACTGCCAATTGGCTGCTGCCAGTCCGGCGTCCGAGTCGCCTCGTTCAACACCGTCCAGCTCGCCGGGTTCGTCTGCCCCAAACAGCCCTGCTAGCGGCCAAATGAATTCAGGCGGACCTCCAGCCTCTGCCGCACGCCATTTTCAACCTCACCGGCCGTCATCTCTGCATGGCCTCAAGAACAAGTTGCATTCGGTGGCTAAGAACATGCACTCGCCGTCTAGACGGAAATCGGCTGGACACATACCACTCTCTCCGCTGGCCCGCACTCCGTCACCTTCACCTTTGCCGCAACAGCAGCCACTCCCAGTTTCCCCGACTCGCTCGCCCAGCCCGCTGGCCTTCCCCATGCAAGTCCATCATCCTCCCGGCAGCTCTCATTCGACGCAACTTTTCAGTCCTGGGGCTTCGCTTTCTGTTTCACCGGCCGCCAAACAACGCGCTCTCTCTAGGCCAAAGTCGGCCGAGCCTGGATCGCCACTTTTGCGCCGAGCTCTCTCACCCGACAGGCTCCATCCGCGCTCCGCAGAGAAGAACTTGGTTATATCACCTCTATGCAACGCCTGCAGCAGTAGCACACCGCCCAATTCCAGCAACAACGGTTCAACTACTAACCAACGTTGCGGTCTGCCCAAAGTGACCGTCATCAGCCCGCCGCGTGTCACCATACTTTCGCAAACG ACTCCGGAAGTTGCCGCTGAATCGGACAGCCAGactaaaaaggaagaaggcaAGCCTGTCGATCCAACTGTTGCGTCTACTTCGTCCGATGGACCAAAAACGGTCCGATTCGAATCGGATACATTGAATACTAAGGAGGAGGAGATTCCGTCTAATGTGAAACGTTGTCCACGATCGAGGAGTGCATCTCCCATCCCTCTAGCATCTACTCCGCCACCCGACATCTCGGTCGAGCCTTGCGttctagctgctgctgcagccagCACTGAACTCCGGCGCCGTAAGAATTCGTCCGTCGaagaacagcaacagcagcagcagcaacagcaacaaccgcaGCCCGATCAAGTTGAACGAACTTCTCATCTGTGA
- the LOC124196324 gene encoding microtubule-associated serine/threonine-protein kinase 3-like isoform X19, with protein sequence MISATSPTMPPRCQSPLSQGSPMESPRNMSPSQQFAFIPIKKAECRRWSVASLPSSGYGTTPASSNVSCSSQERLNHLPTVPTAEEMRILSRHFSSNESNPVIEETDGAAAAGRHSPRMRPRSRSLSSPIRSPVVDSEVVMMNMLYKERFPKATRQMEERLKTFVEENASVESSEALVAAAEGSSEPIPADAIAIVRFVQHQVIELGRDCLQKSEQGLITSRYFYDMSDNLERLLNEAKDKAVDAVPHLSRLVRKLLLIISRPARLLECLEFDPEEFYHMLEEAEGQVKTTQGVTDFPQYIVTQLGLNRDPLAEFQQDLSQLEKTCSTPEPPTEGTDSPVTTSTPEKKKVADTSHLPKESDYEVVKLISNGAYGAVYLVRHRETRQRFAMKKINKRNLLLRNQIEQAFAERDILCFTDNPFVVSLQCSFETQRHLCMVMEYVEGGDCATLLKNMGPFPCDMARLYFAEMVLAVEYLHSYGIVHRDLKPDNLLITAMGHIKLTDFGLSKMGLMSLATNLYEGFIDRETREFSDKQVFGTPEYIAPEVVLRQGYGKPVDWWSSGIILYEFLIGCVPFFGETPEELFSHVVNDDIEWPSESDWPVPVEAKDLITALLQQNPRDRLGTAGGAEVKSHPFFDRLDWNSLLRQKAGFVPQLDDDNDTSYFDTRADRYCHDDASGDLELDLETTEGGATTPLFGSFSSCSPRYKKSHGLFLDAKSSNDSGSGASDQSESCGSLSAGEDKSLTLPPIQQTPESTENEDSSPQLQRRRRMLHRELKSLPRFSISVESESGGRCMTPISTPDHIRELSPVDEGDRTTTDSTPPTSAGIHLTACGGVRPKNVLTQSFSPNFKQRRGTKTDPAASGLSLVISLAEEGPSPSPGGGSSTASSRDTSPCRELSPTITGSLKPPIVLRRAPRGFGFTLRAIRVYLGDSDFYTVHHLVMAVDEGSPALEAGLRPGDLITHINGEAIQGLFHTQVLQLILSEGDKVTLRATPLDQTSIQTGGRRRELAKSRLARRGYYRVTHGAGRRPPGGAKVKAGGASSSEQADRRRKSSLFRRLSSKRASAEIQQLAANYGGSSSPVLTPSRSFHSLNRSLPSHESGSNSPGSRSSASGYSPPILRHHCQLAAASPASESPRSTPSSSPGSSAPNSPASGQMNSGGPPASAARHFQPHRPSSLHGLKNKLHSVAKNMHSPSRRKSAGHIPLSPLARTPSPSPLPQQQPLPVSPTRSPSPLAFPMQVHHPPGSSHSTQLFSPGASLSVSPAAKQRALSRPKSAEPGSPLLRRALSPDRLHPRSAEKNLVISPLCNACSSSTPPNSSNNGSTTNQRCGLPKVTVISPPRVTILSQTTPEVAAESDSQTKKEEGKPVDPTVASTSSDGPKTVRFESDTLNTKEEEIPSNVKRCPRSRSASPIPLASTPPPDISVEPCVLAAAAASTELRRRKNSSVEEQQQQQQQQQQPQPDQVERTSHL encoded by the exons ATGATATCGGCCACATCGCCCACCATGCCACCTCGTTGCCAATCGCCGTTGTCGCAAG GGAGCCCGATGGAAAGTCCACGCAACATGTCGCCCAGTCAGCAATTTGCTTTCATCCCAATTAAAAA GGCTGAATGTCGACGATGGTCTGTGGCCTCATTGCCTTCATCTGGTTACGGCACTACTCCGGCCAGCTCCAATGTGTCG TGTTCCAGTCAGGAGCGGTTGAATCACTTGCCGACGGTGCCGACGGCCGAAGAGATGAGGATCCTCTCGCGACACTTTTCCTCCAACGAAAGCAACCCAGTCATCGAGGAGACGGACGGCGCTGCCGCTGCTGGACGCCACTCGCCCAGAATGCGGCCCAGATCCAGAAGCTTGAG TAGTCCCATCCGCTCTCCGGTCGTCGATAGCGAGGTGGTGATGATGAACATGTTGTACAAGGAACGCTTCCCCAAG GCGACCCGACAGATGGAGGAGAGGCTCAAGACGTTCGTCGAAGAGAACGCAAGCGTCGAGAGTTCAGAGGCGCTCGTGGCAGCTGCCGAGGGTTCGTCGGAGCCCATCCCAGCCGACGCCATAGCCATTGTGCGATTCGTCCAGCATCAGGTGATCGAGCTGGGCAGAGATTGCTTGCAGAAATCGGAGCAGGGACTCATCACGAGCCGCTACTTTTACGACATGTCGGACAATTTGGAGAGGCTCTTGAACGAGGCCAAAGACAAGGCAGTCGACGCTGTTCCCCATCTCAGTCGACTCGTTCGCAAGCTCCTGCTCATCATCTCCCGGCCGGCCAGGCTTCTAGAGTGCCTAGAATTTGATCCCGAGGAGTTTTATCACATGTTGGAAGAGGCCGAAGGACAGGTTAAAACCACAcag GGCGTGACTGACTTTCCGCAGTACATTGTCACTCAGCTGGGTTTGAACCGTGATCCACTGGCAGAGTTTCAACAGGATTTAAGTCAGTTGGAGAAAACGTGTTCGACTCCGGAGCCGCCGACCGAAGGAACCGATTCGCCAGTGACGACGTCGACacccgaaaagaagaaagtcgcCGACACGTCGCACTTGCCCAAGGAAAGCGACTACGAAGTGGTTAAACTGATATCCAACGGCGCCTACGGGGCCGTCTACCTTGTGCGTCACCGTGAAACGCGCCAGCGTTTCGCCatgaagaaaatcaacaaacgCAACCTGCTCTTACGCAACCAGATCGAGCAGGCCTTTGCCGAGCGTGACATCCTCTGCTTCACCGACAACCCCTTTGTCGTGAGTCTCCAGTGCAGTTTCGAGACGCAAAGGCACTTGTGCATGGTGATGGAATATGTCGAAGGAGGCGATTGCGCCACTCTCCTCAAG AACATGGGACCATTCCCCTGCGACATGGCCCGACTGTATTTTGCCGAGATGGTGTTGGCCGTCGAGTACTTGCACAGCTACGGGATCGTGCACCGCGACTTGAAGCCGGATAACTTGCTCATTACCGCCATGGGACACATCAAGTTGACCGATTTCGGTCTGAGCAAAATGGGTCTCATGTCGCTGGCCACCAACTTGTATGAGGGTTTCATCGATCGAGAGACCCGAGAGTTTTCCGACAAGCAAGTCTTTGGCACTCCGGAATACATCGCTCCCGAAGTCGTCCTCCGTCAAGGATATG GCAAGCCGGTGGATTGGTGGTCGTCCGGCATTATCCTCTACGAGTTTCTGATTGGCTGCGTTCCGTTTTTTGGCGAAACGCCCGAAGAGCTCTTTTCCCACGTCGTCAACGACGATATCGAATGGCCAAGTGAATCTGATTGGCCCGTTCCGGTCGAAGCCAAAGATCTGATCACGGCGCTGCTGCAGCAGAACCCGCGGGATCGACTGGGCACGGCCGGCGGAGCCGAAGTCAAGTCGCATCCGTTCTTTGACCGTCTGGATTGGAACTCGTTGTTACGCCAAAAAGCCGGCTTCGTTCCGCAGCTGGACGACGATAACGACACGAGCTATTTCGACACTCGAGCCGATCGCTACTGCCATGACGACGCTTCCGGCGATCTGGAACTGGACTTGGAAACGACGGAAGGTGGCGCCACCACTCCGCTCTTTGGATCCTTCTCCTCTTGCTCGCCGAGATACAAGAAATCGCACGGACTTTTCCTTGACGCCAAGTCTAGCAACGATTCCGGTTCGGGCGCTTCGGATCAATCGGAATCGTGTGGAAGTCTCAGCGCTGGTGAGGACAAGTCTCTAACACTTCCTCCCATCCAGCAGACGCCGGAATCTACGGAGAACGAAGACTCCAGCCCGCAGCTGCAACGCCGTCGCCGGATGCTTCATCGTGAACTGAAATCTCTTCCGCGTTTCTCCATCTCTGTCGAATCGGAATCGGGTGGCCGCTGCATGACGCCCATCTCGACGCCGGATCACATTCGTGAACTCTCGCCCGTCGACGAAGGGGATCGAACAACAACCGATTCCACTCCGCCGACGTCTGCCGGAATTCACTTAACAGCTTGCGGAGGCGTCCGGCCGAAGAATGTCTTGACCCAGTCCTTCTCGCCCAACTTCAAACAGCGACGCGGCACCAAAACCGATCCTGCGGCATCGGGTTTGTCGCTAGTCATTTCATTGGCGGAAGAGGGTCCGTCGCCGTCACCTGGCGGTGGTTCCAGCACGGCCAGTTCTCGTGACACTTCTCCATGTCGGGAGCTTTCGCCCACCATTACGGGCAGCCTGAAGCCTCCCATTGTTCTCCGACGAGCACCACGCGGATTTGGCTTCACACTCCGGGCTATTCGAGTCTACCTGGGCGATTCCGATTTCTACACAGTTCATCACTTGGTCATGGCTGTCGACGAAGGAAGTCCGGCATTAGAGGCCGGTTTAAGACCTGGAGATCTGATAACTCACATCAACGGCGAAGCCATCCAGGGACTGTTTCACACGCAG gTGTTGCAATTGATTTTGTCGGAAGGAGATAAGGTGACGCTGCGAGCCACTCCTCTTGACCAGACGAGTATCCAGACTGGCGGACGGAGAAGAGAATTAGCCAAGAGCCGTTTGGCTCGCCGGGGTTATTACCGCGTTACGCACGGGGCCGGACGACGACCTCCTGGCGGAGCCAAAGTCAAAGCCGGAGGGGCGAGTAGTAGCGAGCAGGCCGATAGACGCCGTAAATCGTCATTATTCCGTCGTCTGAGTAGCAAACGTGCCAGCGCTGAAATCCAGCAG TTGGCGGCCAACTATGGAGGATCGTCTTCACCTGTGCTGACGCCCAGCAGGAGTTTCCATTCGCTGAATCGATCGTTGCCGTCCCACGAGTCGGGGTCCAATTCGCCCGGAAGTCGCTCTTCGGCTTCGGGCTACTCTCCGCCGATTTTGCGCCATCACTGCCAATTGGCTGCTGCCAGTCCGGCGTCCGAGTCGCCTCGTTCAACACCGTCCAGCTCGCCGGGTTCGTCTGCCCCAAACAGCCCTGCTAGCGGCCAAATGAATTCAGGCGGACCTCCAGCCTCTGCCGCACGCCATTTTCAACCTCACCGGCCGTCATCTCTGCATGGCCTCAAGAACAAGTTGCATTCGGTGGCTAAGAACATGCACTCGCCGTCTAGACGGAAATCGGCTGGACACATACCACTCTCTCCGCTGGCCCGCACTCCGTCACCTTCACCTTTGCCGCAACAGCAGCCACTCCCAGTTTCCCCGACTCGCTCGCCCAGCCCGCTGGCCTTCCCCATGCAAGTCCATCATCCTCCCGGCAGCTCTCATTCGACGCAACTTTTCAGTCCTGGGGCTTCGCTTTCTGTTTCACCGGCCGCCAAACAACGCGCTCTCTCTAGGCCAAAGTCGGCCGAGCCTGGATCGCCACTTTTGCGCCGAGCTCTCTCACCCGACAGGCTCCATCCGCGCTCCGCAGAGAAGAACTTGGTTATATCACCTCTATGCAACGCCTGCAGCAGTAGCACACCGCCCAATTCCAGCAACAACGGTTCAACTACTAACCAACGTTGCGGTCTGCCCAAAGTGACCGTCATCAGCCCGCCGCGTGTCACCATACTTTCGCAAACG ACTCCGGAAGTTGCCGCTGAATCGGACAGCCAGactaaaaaggaagaaggcaAGCCTGTCGATCCAACTGTTGCGTCTACTTCGTCCGATGGACCAAAAACGGTCCGATTCGAATCGGATACATTGAATACTAAGGAGGAGGAGATTCCGTCTAATGTGAAACGTTGTCCACGATCGAGGAGTGCATCTCCCATCCCTCTAGCATCTACTCCGCCACCCGACATCTCGGTCGAGCCTTGCGttctagctgctgctgcagccagCACTGAACTCCGGCGCCGTAAGAATTCGTCCGTCGaagaacagcaacagcagcagcagcaacagcaacaaccgcaGCCCGATCAAGTTGAACGAACTTCTCATCTGTGA